The following are encoded in a window of Halosolutus halophilus genomic DNA:
- a CDS encoding SDR family NAD(P)-dependent oxidoreductase: MEFGLDDRTALVTGGAGRIGSADCHVLAEEGAEVVVLDVNEEGAREVADEIEADGGDAMAVGCDLTDRDEVADTVEAVREETGGVDVLVNNAGMVDAVGRVGDLDDDLWDRDMEINLTGTYNITERIFPAMCDRGWGRVISMSSVAGTHGGFGQLSYSTTKSGLVGFGKTLALEGAPEGVTSNIIAPSIVVGQLAEMDPDDIEDVNPHWADIARATPAGHLGREEDVANLVAYLASEQAGFVTGQVVGVTGGVDLFTY; this comes from the coding sequence ATGGAGTTCGGACTCGACGACAGGACTGCCCTCGTGACCGGGGGCGCGGGACGAATCGGGAGCGCGGACTGTCACGTACTCGCGGAGGAAGGCGCCGAGGTCGTCGTCCTCGACGTGAACGAGGAGGGCGCACGGGAGGTCGCCGACGAGATCGAAGCCGACGGCGGGGACGCCATGGCCGTCGGGTGCGACCTGACCGATCGGGACGAGGTTGCCGACACCGTCGAGGCCGTGCGGGAGGAAACCGGCGGCGTCGACGTCCTCGTCAACAACGCGGGGATGGTCGACGCCGTCGGCCGAGTGGGCGACCTGGACGACGACCTCTGGGATCGCGACATGGAGATCAACCTCACCGGGACCTACAACATCACCGAACGGATTTTCCCGGCGATGTGCGATCGCGGCTGGGGCCGGGTCATCTCGATGTCCTCGGTCGCCGGGACTCACGGCGGCTTCGGCCAGTTATCCTATTCGACGACGAAATCCGGACTCGTCGGCTTCGGCAAGACGCTCGCGCTGGAAGGGGCCCCCGAGGGCGTCACCTCGAATATCATCGCGCCATCGATCGTCGTCGGCCAACTCGCGGAGATGGACCCGGACGATATCGAGGACGTCAATCCACACTGGGCGGACATCGCCCGTGCGACCCCCGCGGGACACCTCGGCCGCGAGGAGGACGTGGCCAACCTCGTCGCCTACCTCGCCAGCGAGCAGGCGGGGTTCGTCACCGGACAGGTCGTCGGCGTCACCGGGGGCGTCGATCTGTTCACCTACTGA
- a CDS encoding acyl-CoA dehydrogenase family protein, which translates to MVTQEQVSGVSFGVDEETRLVLDSLDEFVAREVDPIESDLGETWSNPRLRHRPDGRYVDEVVDAIERIRKRSADAGFYAMNLPEEVGGEGVSTVTWYRAKRHVASHGTGLTKFVLAGPEGPKPLLAAAEGDQVDRYLEPAIAGEKSTAFALTEPGVGSDAPDMETSAETDGDEWVLNGRKQWITNAPYADFVQVFARTTPQSEAGRYGGITCFLVEADEYDLGAMNNAVGMEGMQAELVFDDVRLSEDRVLGEVDAAFYTAMEFLSLGRLELAAEAVGFAEHLLERGVEYANQREAFGRSIGSFQGISHKLARGRARSYAADAAGLRAAWELERSGSAIEAASICKWFATNVLWDVADDVVQVHGSNGLAEENPYVDHLLLGRILRIVEGTDEIQLNTIADRLGID; encoded by the coding sequence ATGGTGACACAGGAACAGGTGTCCGGCGTCAGCTTCGGCGTCGACGAGGAGACGCGACTCGTGCTCGACAGCCTCGACGAGTTCGTCGCAAGGGAGGTCGACCCGATCGAGTCGGACCTGGGCGAGACGTGGTCGAATCCCCGGCTTCGCCACCGGCCCGACGGGCGCTACGTCGACGAGGTCGTCGACGCCATCGAACGGATCCGGAAGCGCAGCGCCGACGCGGGGTTCTACGCGATGAACCTCCCCGAGGAGGTCGGCGGCGAGGGCGTCTCGACCGTGACGTGGTATCGCGCCAAGCGCCACGTCGCCAGCCACGGCACGGGACTCACCAAGTTCGTCCTCGCCGGCCCGGAGGGACCGAAGCCGCTGCTCGCGGCCGCCGAGGGTGACCAGGTCGATCGCTACCTTGAACCGGCGATCGCCGGCGAGAAGTCGACCGCCTTCGCGCTGACGGAGCCCGGGGTGGGTTCGGACGCGCCGGACATGGAAACGTCGGCCGAAACGGATGGCGACGAATGGGTGCTGAACGGGCGCAAACAGTGGATCACGAACGCGCCCTACGCCGACTTCGTGCAGGTGTTCGCCCGGACGACGCCCCAGTCGGAGGCGGGTCGGTACGGCGGCATCACCTGCTTTCTCGTCGAGGCCGACGAGTACGACCTGGGCGCGATGAACAACGCGGTCGGGATGGAGGGGATGCAGGCCGAACTCGTCTTCGACGACGTTCGCCTCTCCGAGGATCGGGTGCTCGGCGAGGTCGACGCCGCGTTCTACACCGCCATGGAGTTCCTCTCGCTCGGCCGGCTGGAACTGGCCGCCGAGGCCGTCGGCTTCGCGGAGCACCTGCTCGAACGCGGCGTCGAGTACGCGAACCAGCGCGAGGCGTTCGGCCGATCGATCGGCTCGTTCCAGGGCATCTCGCACAAACTCGCCCGCGGCCGGGCGCGATCGTACGCGGCCGACGCGGCCGGATTACGCGCGGCGTGGGAACTCGAGCGGTCCGGGTCGGCGATCGAGGCGGCGTCGATCTGCAAGTGGTTCGCGACGAACGTGCTCTGGGACGTCGCCGACGACGTCGTCCAGGTCCACGGCAGCAACGGTCTCGCGGAGGAAAACCCCTACGTCGACCACCTGCTGCTCGGTCGCATTCTCCGGATCGTCGAGGGCACCGACGAGATCCAGTTGAACACGATCGCCGACCGACTCGGAATCGACTAA
- a CDS encoding acylphosphatase, producing MTDRTRAHVFVSGKVQGVYYRATTRDTAREHGVDGWVKNLDDGRVEAVFEGPEDAVESMVEFCHEGSPAADVDDVEVEYDEPRGEDGFEIRY from the coding sequence ATGACGGATCGAACCCGTGCCCACGTCTTCGTCTCGGGAAAGGTACAGGGCGTCTACTACCGGGCGACGACTCGCGACACGGCCCGCGAGCACGGCGTCGACGGCTGGGTCAAGAACTTAGACGACGGTCGCGTCGAGGCGGTCTTCGAGGGACCCGAGGACGCCGTCGAATCGATGGTCGAGTTCTGTCACGAGGGCAGCCCGGCGGCCGACGTCGACGACGTCGAGGTCGAGTACGACGAGCCACGGGGCGAGGACGGATTCGAGATCCGGTACTGA